A window of Thermococcus aggregans contains these coding sequences:
- a CDS encoding 30S ribosomal protein S8e, which translates to MAIWQGRSLKKPSGGRIILARKKRKRELGREPAFTRVVEDKEERKIIRTYGGNRKVRLVKAVYANVFENGKGRKVRILSVVENPANRQYVRRNIITKGAIIQTEVGKAIVTSRPGQDGVVNAVLIKEENA; encoded by the coding sequence ATGGCTATCTGGCAGGGAAGATCACTCAAAAAGCCTTCAGGTGGAAGAATTATACTCGCAAGAAAGAAGAGGAAGAGGGAGCTCGGAAGAGAGCCAGCCTTCACAAGGGTAGTTGAAGACAAAGAAGAAAGAAAAATAATTAGAACATACGGTGGCAACAGGAAGGTCAGGCTCGTAAAGGCAGTTTACGCAAACGTCTTTGAGAACGGAAAGGGTAGGAAAGTAAGAATCCTCAGCGTAGTTGAGAACCCAGCCAACAGGCAGTACGTTAGAAGGAACATCATTACAAAGGGTGCAATAATACAGACAGAGGTTGGAAAGGCAATCGTTACCTCAAGACCGGGCCAAGATGGCGTTGTAAACGCCGTTCTTATCAAGGAAGAAAATGCCTGA
- a CDS encoding zinc ribbon domain-containing protein, whose translation MEYSRIEKILASLFVIFLLLASINFLRELENVPQRPNYEYYLEKYGISALLENQSRLRELDRQLFEMYQKAESNLTEAERVYLFKREEYRVALESGNATEGLKAEYLRAKEAYEKAYFQYLGAKSAYEQTHEKLEELNSKIQELMKKANEEYNRAYNAYRLKVLMLKLSFAIPIFIVSLLLLRRYRNIYTSSLIAYSSLLLIYLLLSAIWSTVQLIGISLFGALATLLALYYLRREYFKPERVYKRRIAQDKCYNCGFPIKDDYLHCPNCGAKLKEKCEHCGALKPIHLQFCPYCGQ comes from the coding sequence ATGGAATATTCACGCATTGAGAAAATACTTGCGAGTCTTTTTGTTATTTTTCTCCTTCTGGCGAGCATAAATTTCCTCAGGGAGCTCGAGAACGTTCCCCAGAGGCCGAATTATGAGTATTACCTAGAAAAATATGGGATAAGTGCTCTTCTCGAAAATCAAAGTCGCTTAAGGGAGCTTGATAGACAGCTCTTCGAGATGTATCAAAAGGCCGAGAGTAATTTAACCGAGGCGGAGAGAGTTTATCTCTTCAAAAGGGAGGAGTACAGAGTCGCACTTGAAAGTGGAAATGCGACAGAGGGGCTAAAAGCCGAATACCTGAGGGCAAAGGAAGCCTACGAGAAAGCTTATTTCCAGTATCTAGGAGCAAAGAGCGCCTATGAGCAAACTCACGAAAAGCTGGAGGAGCTCAACTCAAAGATCCAAGAGCTTATGAAGAAGGCAAACGAAGAATACAACAGAGCATACAATGCATACAGACTTAAGGTTCTTATGCTAAAGCTTTCGTTTGCCATTCCGATTTTCATAGTATCGCTTTTGCTCCTTAGGCGGTATAGAAACATCTACACGTCTTCGCTGATAGCGTATTCTTCGCTGCTGCTTATTTACCTGCTCCTTTCTGCAATATGGAGCACAGTCCAGCTTATAGGCATAAGCCTCTTTGGAGCACTTGCAACACTCTTAGCCCTCTACTACCTGAGAAGGGAGTACTTCAAGCCTGAAAGGGTTTACAAGAGGAGAATTGCCCAGGATAAGTGTTACAACTGCGGCTTCCCCATAAAGGATGACTATCTGCACTGCCCCAACTGTGGAGCAAAGTTAAAAGAAAAGTGCGAGCACTGCGGGGCTTTGAAGCCTATTCACCTTCAATTCTGCCCATACTGTGGGCAATAG
- a CDS encoding NOG1 family protein produces MRNPFEKMPTILLADELIDKAFRRAEKAASAFNPRGSVVSKARQREELRIRTVSNVIRDNLRKILDRTPGVSTLPPFYQELLDILVDRRMFHKALASVNWAIKTIRTLEERYVEKIRYSRDPKEIARLRREFYGRVASVIKDIADNLEYLNKARDVLKDMPVIDLDLPTIVIAGHPNVGKSTLLRKLTNAKPEVASYPFTTKGINVGQFEEHWMKYQVIDTPGLLDRPLSERNEIEKQAILALKHLGKLIIYIFDPSEYCGFPIEEQMHLFEEIYEEFGEFPFIVVLNKIDIADEEKIKKIEEFLRSKGIEPLRISAEKGIGIEELKERVIKIIKPEMEAIAHSMGRIEGE; encoded by the coding sequence ATGAGAAACCCATTTGAGAAAATGCCGACTATACTTCTCGCGGATGAACTCATTGACAAAGCGTTTAGGCGAGCTGAGAAAGCCGCTTCAGCCTTTAATCCAAGGGGGAGTGTGGTTAGTAAAGCGAGACAAAGAGAGGAGCTTAGAATAAGGACTGTCTCAAACGTTATTAGGGATAACCTTAGAAAAATTCTCGATAGGACACCAGGTGTTTCAACCCTTCCTCCATTCTATCAGGAGCTCTTAGATATACTGGTTGACAGGAGGATGTTTCATAAGGCTTTGGCCTCAGTAAACTGGGCAATAAAAACCATAAGAACGCTGGAAGAGAGATACGTGGAAAAGATACGGTATTCAAGAGATCCAAAGGAGATTGCAAGGCTGAGAAGGGAATTCTACGGAAGAGTAGCCAGCGTCATAAAAGACATAGCCGACAACCTTGAGTACCTCAACAAGGCTAGGGACGTTTTAAAGGACATGCCTGTGATTGACCTCGATCTCCCAACAATAGTAATAGCGGGTCATCCAAACGTCGGAAAGTCCACCCTTTTGAGAAAGCTCACAAACGCGAAGCCCGAAGTTGCCAGCTATCCTTTCACAACAAAGGGTATAAACGTCGGCCAGTTCGAGGAGCACTGGATGAAGTATCAGGTTATAGACACCCCAGGTTTGCTTGACAGGCCACTGAGCGAAAGAAACGAAATAGAAAAGCAGGCGATCTTGGCGTTAAAGCATTTGGGCAAGCTGATAATTTACATCTTTGATCCAAGTGAGTACTGTGGCTTCCCAATAGAAGAGCAGATGCACCTTTTTGAGGAAATATATGAGGAATTCGGCGAATTTCCATTCATAGTCGTACTGAACAAGATAGACATTGCAGACGAAGAAAAAATAAAGAAGATAGAAGAGTTCCTCAGAAGCAAGGGAATTGAACCACTAAGGATTTCCGCTGAAAAGGGCATTGGAATAGAAGAGCTAAAAGAAAGGGTAATAAAAATAATAAAGCCCGAAATGGAGGCTATTGCCCACAGTATGGGCAGAATTGAAGGTGAATAG
- a CDS encoding DUF512 domain-containing protein, with amino-acid sequence MYELTEDYKLRKITKYELDMVDEREDLLIIPPSSKAGPCGNDCVFCYLVQNPPQMIYRVSKHDTLNDPDLENRIAYARKHYDLWIRVTDTSANVCFDEKRIESLHSAGLDEIQISLHTTKKDVRIRLMKNRNAGKVIDLLPKVVENFRVIADIILTPGYNVSDIGEILDDLEDFGVHEARLFPIGVTRYSRTRALTREELLFVKNVALEKQKELNLKIVIPPIFQALLGEFKIPLEPFNVEPSLPTYIFTGELAYPEIKRLFPKINVVMVKNELFGGNIGTAGLLTAHDVLREVEKLPEVELGVLLLPEVMFYGDFTLDGWKREELFNKILVEKGYIVETALEPQEIPKILDRF; translated from the coding sequence ATGTATGAGTTAACGGAAGACTATAAGCTTAGGAAGATAACCAAGTACGAGCTCGACATGGTAGATGAGAGGGAAGACCTGCTCATAATTCCTCCATCTTCAAAAGCCGGTCCATGTGGGAATGATTGTGTTTTTTGTTACCTTGTGCAGAATCCGCCTCAGATGATATACCGCGTTTCTAAGCACGATACTCTTAATGATCCTGACCTCGAAAACAGGATAGCCTATGCGAGAAAGCACTATGATTTGTGGATAAGGGTGACTGATACTAGTGCAAACGTTTGCTTTGATGAAAAGAGGATTGAGAGTTTGCACTCAGCGGGGCTTGATGAGATTCAGATTTCTCTCCACACCACAAAGAAGGACGTAAGAATTAGGCTCATGAAAAACAGAAACGCTGGGAAGGTTATTGACCTTCTACCTAAGGTTGTGGAGAACTTTAGGGTCATAGCGGATATAATCTTAACTCCCGGCTACAACGTTTCCGATATAGGGGAAATCTTGGACGATTTGGAGGACTTTGGTGTCCATGAAGCCAGACTTTTCCCTATTGGAGTAACTAGATATTCAAGGACGAGGGCATTAACACGGGAAGAGCTTCTCTTTGTTAAGAACGTCGCTCTTGAGAAGCAGAAGGAGCTCAACCTAAAGATAGTTATCCCTCCAATATTTCAGGCTCTGCTTGGGGAATTCAAGATTCCGCTGGAGCCTTTTAATGTTGAACCTTCCCTACCGACGTATATTTTCACCGGGGAACTAGCTTATCCAGAAATCAAACGCCTCTTCCCAAAAATTAACGTCGTAATGGTCAAAAATGAATTATTCGGAGGTAATATAGGAACTGCCGGTTTATTGACAGCTCATGATGTCCTTAGAGAAGTTGAAAAGCTCCCAGAGGTTGAGCTGGGAGTGCTCCTTCTTCCGGAGGTCATGTTTTACGGAGACTTTACTTTAGACGGCTGGAAGAGAGAAGAGCTCTTCAACAAAATTTTGGTGGAAAAGGGCTATATCGTCGAGACTGCCCTTGAGCCACAGGAGATTCCAAAAATACTGGATAGGTTTTAA
- a CDS encoding TldD/PmbA family protein, with product MEELIRFGGKFFDELEIAVYKSRSASVNIELNEVSTSALRERVVTVIRGIKDKRLGVSIVDTADKEKIKEAIERAYKMAKLNKPDEKWVSLPEPGKYREPRKVDKELKEVSPDYFVELARRGIELAKEDGIVVAGGEGGAEWGESLIMNSHGVNVSQESGGAFFYIELVGMKEGRVTPGIFEFDAKLSLDLDVETVVKNALQKVKWAFKVEKSKTGEGKVVIEPWALSSLLSYALFPAFSGERLVKGTTPLANKIGENVSNDLLTIYDDPFHELSINPVIADDEGVPTRKNVIIEKGVFKGFIWDNYWAKVHGVESTGNGKRNLSTGGINIGFHNVVIENGKRSLDEIIGEIEHGYLVDGFQGAHSSNPDNGNFAVVANPAFLIENGEIKGSTVFMMSGNIYELLPNLYEVSKEQKVLPFGGSMVVPAMAFENVRIAGK from the coding sequence ATGGAAGAGCTGATTCGTTTTGGAGGGAAGTTCTTCGATGAGCTTGAGATTGCCGTTTACAAGAGCAGAAGTGCAAGCGTTAACATTGAGCTCAACGAGGTTTCCACTTCAGCTTTAAGGGAGAGAGTTGTTACCGTTATCAGGGGCATTAAGGACAAAAGGCTCGGGGTTTCGATAGTTGATACTGCAGACAAAGAAAAAATCAAAGAAGCCATAGAAAGGGCATACAAGATGGCGAAACTCAACAAACCCGATGAGAAGTGGGTTTCACTCCCAGAACCAGGAAAATACAGGGAGCCGAGAAAAGTTGATAAAGAACTCAAAGAGGTTTCCCCAGACTACTTTGTAGAGCTTGCGAGAAGAGGCATAGAGCTTGCAAAGGAAGACGGAATAGTAGTAGCAGGTGGCGAAGGAGGAGCAGAATGGGGAGAAAGCTTGATAATGAATTCTCACGGAGTTAACGTGTCTCAAGAGAGTGGAGGCGCTTTCTTCTACATTGAGCTTGTTGGAATGAAAGAGGGCAGAGTAACTCCGGGTATTTTCGAGTTTGATGCAAAGCTTTCCCTCGACCTTGATGTGGAAACCGTTGTTAAAAATGCTCTGCAGAAAGTTAAGTGGGCGTTTAAGGTTGAGAAAAGCAAAACGGGAGAAGGGAAAGTAGTTATAGAACCATGGGCACTTTCGAGCCTACTATCCTATGCTCTCTTCCCAGCGTTCAGCGGAGAAAGACTCGTCAAGGGAACGACCCCGTTAGCCAACAAAATAGGAGAAAACGTCTCAAACGACCTCCTCACGATATACGATGACCCATTCCATGAGCTCAGCATAAACCCGGTGATAGCGGACGATGAAGGAGTGCCAACCAGGAAAAACGTGATAATCGAGAAAGGTGTCTTTAAAGGCTTCATCTGGGACAACTACTGGGCAAAGGTTCACGGAGTTGAAAGTACCGGGAACGGAAAGAGAAACTTGTCCACGGGTGGAATAAACATAGGCTTCCACAACGTTGTAATCGAAAACGGCAAAAGAAGTCTTGATGAGATTATAGGGGAGATAGAGCACGGCTACCTCGTGGACGGCTTCCAAGGGGCTCACTCAAGCAACCCAGACAACGGAAACTTTGCAGTTGTGGCAAACCCAGCGTTCTTGATAGAGAACGGCGAAATAAAGGGCTCCACAGTTTTCATGATGAGCGGCAACATTTACGAGCTGCTGCCAAACCTCTACGAGGTAAGCAAGGAGCAAAAAGTGTTGCCCTTCGGAGGAAGCATGGTTGTTCCGGCAATGGCATTTGAGAACGTGAGGATAGCAGGCAAGTAG
- a CDS encoding RNA-guided endonuclease InsQ/TnpB family protein: protein MKLTLKMKMRPLTRNKEWMLEQSIGAFRACVNDWLSAIAQLGEKPNRGNLHRFAYRRIRDKYPQLHSNVVQDAMNLAIEIHRSWLKNGGNFPEFHSDVIYFKGIDVKIENNGLVVPLMGKRVYLPLYVPKKFKKYLQYKHGRVIIKRIGKDWYAFLSINVPEKEPVKPIGAIGVDLGYYNLLVASDEKGREVMRVQGDALIKHKEHLEKLTARRQQRLMKKFGIYAKTNHKDKKFVNDLNHKIAKELVLKAKQLNRAIVLEKLKGLKRQKRPKQLRKILHRWSYADLITKIIYKAKLHGVPVIFVSPRGTSKMCSNCGYYVKGFKNERVFKCPKCGFQLDRDLNAARNIAKRAFLPLEASSSQRR from the coding sequence ATGAAGCTCACGCTGAAGATGAAAATGAGACCACTAACAAGGAACAAAGAATGGATGTTAGAACAATCTATAGGGGCATTCAGAGCCTGTGTTAATGATTGGCTTAGTGCAATTGCACAACTCGGGGAGAAGCCTAATAGGGGCAATCTACACCGCTTCGCTTATAGGAGAATTAGGGACAAATACCCCCAACTACATAGCAATGTCGTTCAGGATGCTATGAACTTAGCAATCGAAATCCACCGCTCTTGGCTTAAGAACGGGGGGAACTTCCCAGAGTTCCACTCCGATGTTATTTATTTCAAGGGCATTGATGTCAAGATAGAAAATAACGGGCTGGTCGTCCCGCTGATGGGCAAGAGGGTTTACTTGCCTTTATACGTTCCAAAGAAATTCAAGAAGTATCTTCAATACAAGCACGGTAGGGTAATAATAAAACGCATCGGCAAGGACTGGTACGCATTTCTCTCAATTAATGTTCCAGAGAAAGAGCCAGTAAAGCCTATTGGAGCAATTGGTGTGGACTTGGGATACTACAATTTATTAGTGGCAAGCGACGAGAAGGGAAGAGAAGTTATGAGGGTTCAAGGAGATGCATTGATAAAACACAAAGAGCATTTGGAAAAACTGACTGCAAGAAGGCAACAAAGGCTTATGAAGAAGTTTGGCATTTATGCTAAGACAAATCACAAAGACAAAAAGTTTGTTAACGACCTAAACCACAAAATTGCTAAGGAGCTTGTTCTAAAGGCAAAGCAGTTAAACAGAGCGATTGTTCTGGAGAAGCTGAAAGGTCTAAAGAGGCAAAAAAGACCAAAGCAACTAAGGAAAATTTTGCACCGTTGGAGCTATGCCGACCTCATAACTAAGATAATCTACAAGGCAAAGTTGCACGGCGTACCTGTCATCTTCGTAAGCCCAAGAGGAACCTCAAAGATGTGCTCAAATTGTGGCTATTATGTTAAGGGCTTTAAAAATGAGAGGGTGTTTAAATGCCCAAAATGTGGTTTTCAACTGGATAGGGATTTGAATGCAGCAAGAAATATTGCAAAGCGGGCTTTCCTCCCCTTAGAGGCTTCCAGCTCGCAAAGGAGGTGA